The genomic interval ACGGCATTGACGGCGTTGAATGGAACACGATAGACGAATATCCGATAGCCTCGGCGGCTCTCATGGGCTACAGCTGGCAGGGTGCGGACTGCAAAATCATCTGCGCGGAAGGCAACAGTATGGAGCCTGTCATACACGACGGCGCAAAGGTGCTCTTTGCGGCAAACATTGAAGTTATGCAGGGCGACATAGCAATCGTCAGCGTTGACAACAGGCTGTTTGTCAAAGGGGTGCTGTACAACAAAAACGGCACGCTCACGCTCGTCAGCTTCAACAAGGCGGAATACCCCGACAGAATAATCGACCCCGAAAA from Candidatus Equadaptatus faecalis carries:
- a CDS encoding helix-turn-helix transcriptional regulator, with protein sequence MNNIETARKEMGMSRKQLADAIGVTPSTVFRYEAKNAKPTSDILQKLSKALGVTADYLCGNAMTLASVVFVPVIDKTIGASAGTGNGIDGVEWNTIDEYPIASAALMGYSWQGADCKIICAEGNSMEPVIHDGAKVLFAANIEVMQGDIAIVSVDNRLFVKGVLYNKNGTLTLVSFNKAEYPDRIIDPE